A single Gammaproteobacteria bacterium DNA region contains:
- a CDS encoding ATP-binding cassette domain-containing protein translates to MTPVAAAVSENILSVRDVKKYFDVRKGLLAKKVGNVYAVDGVSFDIARGETLGLVGESGCGKSTVGRVVLRLLDLTAGEIHLKGVDISGLSRSEILPHRREMQMVFQDPYSSLNPKLSAGFLVSEPLRNFKQGSSAEINQRVQMLFERVGFKREAMERYPHEFSGGQRQRLGIARALALNPSLIVADEPVSALDVSVQAQVINLLIDLQEEFNLALLFISHDLAVVEHVSHRIAVMYVGKLVEITDTRSLFRNPLHPYTEALLSAVPVPDPRAVKEKIILRGDVASPINPPSGCRFHTRCPYVMDRCRSEEPALQEITLGHRVACHLREPDNAAAALTT, encoded by the coding sequence ATGACCCCTGTCGCTGCAGCTGTCTCAGAAAACATCTTATCGGTGCGGGACGTCAAGAAGTATTTTGACGTGCGGAAAGGTCTGTTGGCGAAAAAAGTAGGTAACGTTTACGCGGTCGATGGGGTCAGCTTCGACATTGCCCGGGGAGAGACACTGGGCCTGGTGGGGGAAAGTGGTTGCGGTAAGTCTACGGTCGGGCGAGTGGTGCTTCGTCTGCTCGATCTCACAGCCGGTGAGATTCACCTCAAGGGTGTCGATATTTCCGGGTTGTCCAGATCAGAGATTCTGCCGCATCGGCGTGAGATGCAGATGGTGTTCCAGGATCCCTATTCCTCCCTCAACCCAAAACTGTCGGCCGGGTTCCTGGTGTCAGAGCCGCTGAGAAATTTCAAGCAAGGCAGTTCGGCGGAAATTAATCAACGGGTGCAGATGCTTTTCGAAAGGGTGGGCTTTAAACGCGAGGCGATGGAAAGATACCCGCACGAGTTTTCAGGCGGCCAGCGGCAACGCCTGGGGATCGCCCGCGCACTCGCTCTGAACCCGTCGCTGATCGTCGCTGATGAACCGGTTTCCGCTCTGGATGTTTCGGTACAGGCGCAGGTGATCAATCTGCTCATCGATCTACAAGAGGAATTCAACCTGGCACTGCTGTTTATCTCACACGATTTGGCAGTGGTTGAGCACGTTAGCCACCGAATCGCCGTAATGTACGTCGGCAAACTGGTCGAGATCACCGACACCCGAAGCCTGTTCAGGAATCCCCTGCATCCGTACACCGAAGCCCTGCTGTCGGCGGTGCCGGTGCCCGATCCCCGGGCGGTCAAGGAAAAAATTATTCTTAGGGGCGATGTTGCCAGTCCGATTAATCCGCCGTCGGGTTGTCGGTTTCATACCCGCTGCCCGTATGTGATGGACCGTTGCCGATCAGAAGAACCAGCCTTGCAGGAGATCACACTGGGGCATCGTGTTGCGTGCCACTTACGGGAACCCGACAACGCAGCTGCCGCGCTCACGACCTAG
- a CDS encoding ABC transporter substrate-binding protein, with amino-acid sequence MTKPTKYLLGLLAAAALSIGTAQAGSVLKIVPHADLKNTDPIWTTAYITRNNGYMIYDTLFAMDETFNVHLQMAGAHSVSDDGLVHTITLRDGLKWHDGSPVTSADCIASINRWGKRDGMGQQLLAVVDTMFTVDNKTFEITLTEPWGLLTTALGKMSSNVPFMMPAEKAYTDPFLQVPMPLIGSGPYKFVEAEWVPGAKVVYEKFADYVPRSEPASAASGGKIAYFDRVEWLYIPDQNSAMNALINGEVDYFEAPQSDLYDLLDAADNVTTGQRDNYGSQGWLRINHLNAPFDNVKARHAVQLLVDQETYLQAIVGTPDLYRTCGAMFLCDTPFETFVGSERVMTQDIEQAKALLKEAGYNGEKIVLMHPTDIPALSHATQVTASLLRKAGINLEVQAMDWSTLTSRRAEKKSIADGGWNIFHTSWIAPDLLNPVANIGVSGGGIEKAWFGWPTDAKVEQLRQDFARETDPAKQKALADQVQARAMEVVTYVPIGQYLSKYAYRSDRLEGILKGPVPLFWNLRPK; translated from the coding sequence ATGACGAAACCCACAAAATATCTGTTAGGACTGCTCGCAGCAGCTGCGTTATCGATCGGCACTGCTCAGGCAGGTTCTGTTTTGAAGATCGTGCCACATGCCGATCTCAAGAACACCGATCCGATCTGGACGACTGCGTATATCACCCGAAACAACGGCTACATGATCTATGACACGTTGTTCGCGATGGATGAGACTTTCAACGTTCATCTTCAGATGGCAGGCGCTCATTCGGTCAGTGATGATGGACTGGTACACACCATCACTCTCCGAGATGGACTCAAGTGGCATGATGGCAGCCCCGTTACGTCCGCGGACTGCATTGCCTCGATTAATCGATGGGGCAAACGCGATGGCATGGGCCAGCAGTTGCTGGCCGTCGTCGACACCATGTTTACCGTCGACAATAAGACTTTTGAGATCACTCTCACAGAACCTTGGGGTCTGCTAACGACCGCTCTGGGTAAGATGAGCTCCAACGTGCCCTTCATGATGCCGGCGGAAAAGGCCTACACCGATCCGTTTCTGCAGGTCCCAATGCCACTGATCGGTTCAGGCCCCTACAAATTCGTCGAAGCAGAATGGGTGCCTGGCGCCAAAGTGGTATACGAGAAATTTGCGGACTACGTGCCGCGTAGTGAACCGGCCAGTGCCGCATCGGGTGGCAAAATCGCTTATTTTGACCGCGTCGAGTGGCTTTACATACCGGACCAGAACAGCGCCATGAATGCGTTGATCAACGGCGAGGTGGACTATTTCGAGGCGCCACAGTCTGATTTGTATGATCTACTTGACGCAGCCGACAACGTCACGACAGGACAGCGGGACAACTACGGTAGCCAGGGTTGGCTCCGCATCAACCACCTGAATGCGCCGTTTGACAACGTCAAGGCGCGTCACGCGGTCCAGTTGCTGGTCGACCAGGAGACTTACCTGCAGGCAATCGTTGGTACGCCCGATTTGTACCGGACGTGTGGTGCGATGTTCCTCTGTGACACGCCGTTTGAGACCTTTGTTGGCTCGGAACGGGTTATGACTCAGGACATCGAGCAAGCCAAGGCCCTGCTTAAGGAAGCGGGCTACAACGGCGAAAAGATCGTCCTGATGCATCCGACCGATATTCCGGCGCTCAGTCACGCGACCCAAGTCACCGCCAGCCTGCTGCGCAAAGCCGGTATCAACCTGGAGGTTCAGGCCATGGACTGGAGCACCTTGACTTCTCGGCGTGCTGAGAAGAAAAGCATTGCCGACGGTGGCTGGAACATCTTCCACACTTCCTGGATCGCACCCGACCTGCTGAATCCGGTCGCAAACATCGGCGTATCGGGCGGTGGTATCGAAAAGGCCTGGTTTGGCTGGCCAACCGATGCGAAGGTCGAACAACTGCGGCAGGATTTTGCCCGGGAAACCGATCCAGCAAAGCAGAAAGCGCTCGCTGATCAGGTACAGGCCCGAGCCATGGAGGTCGTGACCTATGTACCGATCGGCCAGTACCTGAGTAAATACGCCTACCGGTCCGATCGACTGGAGGGGATTCTCAAGGGTCCAGTCCCGCTATTCTGGAACCTCCGGCCAAAATAA
- a CDS encoding NADP-dependent oxidoreductase has protein sequence MNRRITLAARPVGFPKDSDFELVEDSAFVSEPAEGELLLQTLYLSLDPYMRGRISEAHSYTASVEIGQTMVGSTVSSVVASHHPKFKFGDRVLSYSGWQDYELSNGQGLHKLDPVHGPNPISTALGVMGMPGLTAYVGLLDIGQPVSGETVVVSSAAGAVGSVVGQIAKLHGCHTVGIAGTAEKCRYTVEEFGFETCLNYNDDDFNSQLKRACPDGIDIYFENVGGKVFDAASNLMNDGGRIPVCGMISRYNDTGLPNGPDTLPRLMRAVLTRRLLVQGYIVTDHGNRLDAFMSDMSGWLKRGEIRYREDITEGLENAVAAFQGLLSGRNTGKAIVRVSTEF, from the coding sequence ATGAACAGGCGTATTACGCTTGCTGCTCGCCCCGTAGGCTTTCCCAAAGATTCTGATTTTGAACTGGTGGAAGACTCCGCATTCGTATCCGAACCCGCTGAGGGCGAGTTGTTGTTACAGACACTCTACCTGTCGCTTGACCCTTACATGCGCGGTCGTATTAGTGAAGCCCACTCCTATACGGCCAGTGTAGAGATCGGACAGACCATGGTAGGCAGCACCGTCAGCTCGGTAGTGGCTTCCCACCACCCCAAATTCAAATTCGGCGATCGGGTGCTGAGTTACTCCGGCTGGCAGGACTACGAGCTCAGCAACGGGCAGGGACTGCACAAGCTGGACCCGGTTCATGGCCCCAACCCGATCAGCACGGCGTTGGGTGTGATGGGTATGCCAGGCCTTACGGCCTATGTTGGCCTGCTCGATATTGGCCAACCGGTATCTGGAGAAACTGTAGTGGTTTCTTCAGCAGCTGGCGCTGTAGGTTCCGTTGTAGGACAAATTGCTAAATTACACGGTTGTCATACAGTCGGTATCGCAGGTACTGCGGAGAAATGCCGGTACACGGTTGAAGAATTCGGGTTTGAGACTTGCTTAAACTATAACGATGACGACTTCAATTCCCAATTGAAGCGCGCCTGTCCAGACGGTATCGATATCTACTTTGAAAATGTCGGCGGCAAGGTTTTCGATGCGGCGTCCAACCTAATGAATGATGGCGGCCGAATTCCGGTCTGCGGCATGATTTCACGCTACAACGACACAGGACTTCCCAACGGGCCTGATACCCTGCCCCGCTTGATGCGTGCGGTCCTGACTCGAAGACTGCTGGTCCAGGGCTACATCGTGACCGATCACGGTAACCGACTGGACGCCTTTATGTCGGATATGTCGGGCTGGCTGAAACGAGGGGAGATTCGTTATCGTGAAGACATCACCGAAGGTCTTGAAAATGCGGTCGCAGCCTTCCAGGGCCTGCTCAGTGGCCGTAATACCGGTAAGGCGATTGTCAGGGTGTCAACAGAATTCTAG
- a CDS encoding ABC transporter ATP-binding protein: protein MDNSTAVAARTDSPILQIKDLRTFFDTRDGTVRAVNGVSLELYAGETLCIVGESGCGKSVTAMTILGLLPKPPARIESGEIFFQGTDLLKLNEEEMRAIRGNEISMIFQEPMTSLNPVLTIGRQISEVISLHQGVSDRVARDRAVEILDRVRVPDAHQRVNEYPHQLSGGMRQRAMIAMALSCNPKILIADEPSTALDVTIQAQILDLMRELRDDFGTSIILITHDLGVVAEMGERVLVMYAGEKVEEASVEELFHYPLHPYSEGLMTSIPRLNESLARDGDRVRLQEIPGMVPSLIEEIPGCLFTPRCSYASEQCEAESPQLAEHRKQHYAACWESGNFANRLESSTP from the coding sequence ATGGATAATTCAACGGCTGTCGCTGCCCGAACCGACTCACCGATTCTTCAGATCAAGGACCTGCGTACTTTTTTCGACACGCGGGACGGCACTGTACGTGCAGTCAACGGGGTGTCGCTGGAGCTTTACGCAGGTGAAACCCTATGCATCGTTGGTGAGTCGGGTTGCGGTAAAAGCGTTACCGCAATGACGATCCTTGGCCTGCTGCCTAAGCCGCCCGCTCGTATCGAGTCCGGCGAGATCTTTTTCCAAGGCACCGATCTGCTTAAGCTCAATGAAGAAGAGATGCGGGCTATCCGGGGAAACGAGATCTCGATGATATTCCAGGAACCGATGACCTCGCTGAATCCGGTCCTGACCATCGGCCGGCAGATTTCAGAAGTGATTTCGCTCCACCAGGGTGTGTCTGACCGGGTGGCTCGGGATCGGGCGGTCGAGATCCTCGATCGAGTTCGCGTGCCGGATGCCCACCAGAGGGTTAACGAATACCCTCACCAACTGTCCGGCGGTATGCGGCAGCGGGCGATGATCGCGATGGCGCTGTCGTGCAACCCGAAGATCCTGATTGCCGACGAGCCGTCCACGGCGCTCGATGTGACGATTCAAGCCCAGATCCTGGATCTGATGCGTGAGCTGCGAGATGATTTTGGAACATCCATCATACTCATTACCCATGATTTGGGTGTGGTGGCGGAAATGGGTGAACGGGTTTTGGTGATGTATGCCGGGGAAAAGGTTGAGGAAGCCTCTGTTGAGGAGTTATTTCATTACCCGCTACATCCTTACAGTGAAGGCCTGATGACATCAATTCCTCGATTGAACGAAAGTCTGGCGAGGGACGGTGACCGGGTCAGGCTGCAGGAGATACCGGGAATGGTACCTTCACTGATCGAGGAAATCCCAGGCTGTCTGTTTACACCTCGATGCAGTTACGCCTCCGAGCAGTGCGAGGCCGAATCTCCGCAACTGGCCGAACACCGTAAACAGCATTACGCGGCTTGCTGGGAGTCAGGCAACTTCGCCAATCGCCTGGAATCGTCTACGCCATGA
- a CDS encoding ABC transporter permease: MAAIDALVADQTVGADKPGRTADFVRRNPTVIISASILIAMILLGIFAPFLAPDPLEIAPWDRLKPPGDFGWFGTDHLGRDVFARTIYGARISLSVGLFVALISTGAGLFIGLLAGYVRIVDTVVMRIMDGLMAIPGILFAIALMALVGSSVQNVIIAISVPEIPRVVRLVRAIVLTIREMPYVEAAVASGTRLPQILVRHILPNTFAPLMVQATYICASAVIVEAYLSFLGAGTPPEIPSWGNMMAEGRVYFQFKPWLLFFPGLCLACMVMTVNILGDGLRDTLDPRIARGMR, encoded by the coding sequence ATGGCCGCAATTGATGCCTTGGTAGCCGACCAGACGGTCGGTGCCGATAAACCTGGCCGAACGGCTGATTTTGTCCGGCGCAATCCAACCGTCATCATCAGTGCGTCCATTCTCATCGCAATGATTCTTCTCGGTATTTTTGCACCTTTTCTGGCACCAGATCCACTTGAGATCGCGCCCTGGGACCGGCTTAAGCCGCCCGGTGATTTCGGTTGGTTCGGTACCGACCATCTGGGTCGGGATGTTTTTGCGAGGACTATTTACGGTGCCCGAATTTCTCTCAGTGTAGGTCTGTTCGTGGCTCTGATCAGCACCGGGGCCGGGCTTTTTATCGGTCTCCTCGCTGGGTACGTCCGGATAGTGGATACAGTGGTCATGCGCATCATGGACGGTCTCATGGCCATCCCTGGTATTTTGTTTGCGATTGCCCTGATGGCGTTGGTCGGCTCCAGTGTGCAGAACGTTATCATTGCTATATCTGTACCAGAGATTCCACGCGTCGTGCGCTTGGTACGAGCCATTGTTCTGACCATCCGTGAGATGCCCTACGTCGAGGCTGCTGTAGCCTCAGGCACCCGATTACCCCAAATCCTCGTGCGGCACATTCTGCCGAATACTTTCGCACCGCTCATGGTCCAGGCGACCTACATCTGTGCTTCGGCCGTCATAGTCGAGGCTTATTTGAGTTTTCTTGGGGCCGGGACGCCGCCGGAAATACCCAGTTGGGGCAACATGATGGCTGAAGGCCGGGTCTATTTCCAGTTCAAGCCGTGGCTGCTGTTTTTCCCTGGGCTGTGTCTGGCCTGCATGGTGATGACGGTTAATATTCTGGGTGACGGTCTGCGTGACACGCTGGACCCGCGTATTGCCCGGGGCATGCGGTAG